One Mycolicibacterium pulveris genomic region harbors:
- a CDS encoding metallophosphoesterase family protein, translated as MTRDGRRPTLWAISDLHTGHTGNKPVTEALHPATPDDWLIVAGDVAERTDEIRWALDLLRKRFAKVIWIPGNHELWTTNRDPMQIFGKARYDYLVNMCDEMGIVTPEHPYPVWTEEGGPATIVPMFLLYDYTFLPAGAATKAEGLALARERNVVGTDEFLLSAEPYATRDAWCRERVAHTRKRLEDLDWMTPTVLVNHFPLVREPCEAMFYPEFSLWCGTTATADWHTRYNAVCSVYGHLHIPRTTWYDGVRFEEVSVGYPREWRRRKPYRWLRQILPDPAYPPGYLNEFGGHFQITQEMRDNAAKVSQRIRARQS; from the coding sequence GTGACCCGCGATGGCCGACGACCCACCCTCTGGGCGATCAGCGACCTTCACACCGGTCACACGGGCAACAAACCGGTGACCGAGGCGCTGCACCCGGCGACCCCCGACGACTGGCTGATCGTCGCGGGCGACGTCGCTGAGCGCACCGACGAGATCCGGTGGGCACTGGATCTGCTGCGTAAGCGCTTCGCCAAGGTCATCTGGATCCCGGGCAACCACGAGCTGTGGACCACCAACCGGGACCCGATGCAGATCTTCGGCAAGGCCCGCTACGACTACCTCGTCAACATGTGCGACGAGATGGGCATCGTCACTCCCGAGCACCCGTATCCGGTGTGGACCGAGGAGGGCGGCCCGGCCACCATCGTGCCGATGTTTTTGCTGTACGACTACACGTTCCTGCCGGCCGGCGCCGCCACCAAGGCCGAAGGCCTGGCGCTCGCGCGCGAACGTAACGTGGTCGGCACCGACGAGTTCCTGTTGTCGGCCGAGCCGTACGCCACCCGCGACGCGTGGTGCCGCGAGCGGGTGGCCCACACCCGCAAGCGGCTCGAGGACCTCGACTGGATGACGCCGACGGTGCTGGTCAACCATTTCCCGTTGGTTCGGGAGCCGTGCGAGGCGATGTTCTATCCCGAGTTCTCGCTGTGGTGCGGCACCACCGCCACCGCGGACTGGCACACCCGCTACAACGCGGTCTGCTCGGTGTACGGGCACCTGCACATTCCGCGCACCACCTGGTATGACGGGGTGCGGTTCGAGGAGGTGTCGGTCGGCTACCCGCGGGAGTGGCGGCGCCGCAAGCCGTATCGCTGGCTGCGGCAGATCCTGCCCGACCCCGCGTATCCGCCCGGCTACCTCAACGAGTTCGGCGGCCATTTCCAGATCACCCAGGAGATGCGGGACAACGCCGCCAAGGTCAGCCAGCGCATCAGGGCGAGACAGTCAT
- a CDS encoding DUF3558 domain-containing protein, whose amino-acid sequence MVAKLRLAAAACALVAAVIVVWQTNPSGRPTQVRAVDLPMTNVTTTIKWPVVETVDPSPFNPCTEIPLEVVQGLGLAFTPPVPEDQLRCKYDAGNYQMAVEAIVWRSYEETLPPDAVEMDIDGRRAAQWWIMKPTDWNNRWWITCMIAFDTSYGVLQQSLFYSPIYSDPDPDCMQTNLQRAHELVPHYVF is encoded by the coding sequence ATGGTCGCCAAACTGCGCCTTGCCGCGGCGGCATGTGCGCTGGTCGCGGCGGTGATCGTGGTGTGGCAGACCAATCCGTCCGGCCGGCCGACCCAGGTGCGCGCGGTGGATCTGCCGATGACGAACGTCACCACCACGATCAAGTGGCCGGTCGTCGAAACGGTCGACCCGTCGCCGTTCAATCCGTGCACCGAGATCCCGCTCGAGGTGGTGCAGGGCCTGGGTCTGGCGTTCACCCCACCGGTGCCGGAGGATCAGCTGCGCTGCAAGTACGACGCCGGCAACTATCAGATGGCCGTGGAGGCGATCGTCTGGCGCAGCTACGAGGAGACGCTGCCGCCGGACGCGGTCGAGATGGACATCGACGGTCGACGCGCCGCGCAGTGGTGGATCATGAAGCCCACCGACTGGAACAACCGCTGGTGGATCACCTGCATGATCGCGTTCGACACCAGCTACGGCGTCCTGCAGCAGTCGCTGTTCTACTCGCCGATCTATTCCGATCCCGACCCGGACTGCATGCAGACCAACCTGCAGCGCGCCCACGAATTGGTGCCCCACTACGTGTTCTAG
- a CDS encoding sulfotransferase family protein, which translates to MASAKELMAAAVSRTGCDDFGDDAFREGLEILTRALRDEARLNARGERFIYQRIGLHLGQRLQVEDWYRRHPEIADEQIVAPLFGLGLPRTGSTALSFLLAQDPNVRYLRSWESAQPCPPPSTVTGADPRIPPEQRTPIAGSRRHVPNDIRGPMECLELMALDFKSQIFQAYAQIPSYSEWLVDQADFTSTYRYELRVLKLLQWGEETRRWRLKSPAHVLSLPYLDQAFPDARFVMTHRDPADVMLSVADVYADIVGGFTDHVDTRYLGGLNVAQWSTGMQRVMAFRAGGAENRFYDIDFRAMQADPVGEVTRLYGWLGEPVTAEFTARMRSWWVENAENREPHPKADPEVFGLDANAIRPLFADYVNTYVPAERKRA; encoded by the coding sequence GTGGCATCAGCCAAGGAGTTGATGGCAGCAGCCGTCAGCCGCACCGGGTGCGACGACTTCGGCGACGACGCGTTCCGCGAAGGGCTGGAGATCCTCACCCGGGCGCTGCGGGACGAAGCCCGGCTGAACGCGCGCGGCGAACGGTTCATCTACCAACGCATCGGGCTGCACCTGGGTCAGCGGCTGCAGGTGGAGGACTGGTACCGGCGTCACCCCGAGATCGCCGACGAGCAGATCGTCGCGCCGCTGTTCGGGCTCGGGCTGCCGCGCACCGGTTCCACCGCGCTGTCATTCCTGCTCGCCCAGGACCCGAATGTGCGGTATCTGCGCAGCTGGGAATCCGCGCAGCCGTGCCCGCCGCCGTCGACCGTCACCGGTGCCGACCCGCGCATCCCGCCGGAGCAGCGCACGCCGATCGCCGGCAGTCGCCGTCACGTGCCCAACGACATCCGCGGCCCGATGGAGTGCCTGGAGTTGATGGCGCTCGACTTCAAATCGCAGATCTTTCAGGCCTACGCCCAAATACCGTCGTATTCCGAATGGCTGGTCGACCAAGCCGATTTCACGTCCACCTACCGCTATGAGCTGCGGGTGCTCAAGCTGCTGCAGTGGGGCGAAGAGACCCGGCGGTGGCGGCTGAAATCGCCTGCGCACGTGCTCTCGCTGCCCTACCTGGACCAGGCGTTTCCCGACGCCCGGTTCGTGATGACCCACCGCGACCCCGCCGACGTGATGCTGTCGGTGGCCGACGTGTACGCCGACATCGTCGGCGGGTTCACCGACCACGTCGACACCCGTTACCTCGGCGGGCTCAATGTCGCGCAGTGGTCGACGGGCATGCAGCGGGTGATGGCGTTTCGTGCCGGCGGTGCCGAAAACCGCTTCTACGACATCGACTTTCGCGCCATGCAGGCCGACCCCGTCGGCGAAGTGACCCGGCTGTACGGGTGGCTCGGCGAACCGGTCACCGCGGAGTTCACCGCACGGATGCGGTCGTGGTGGGTCGAGAACGCCGAGAACCGGGAGCCTCACCCGAAGGCGGACCCCGAGGTGTTCGGGTTGGACGCCAACGCGATTCGGCCGCTGTTCGCCGACTACGTCAACACCTACGTGCCCGCAGAGAGGAAACGCGCATGA
- a CDS encoding TetR/AcrR family transcriptional regulator, with protein MADSSMAPRRSYDNRARAQKAAQTRERIVAAGSELVHEFESWDWRGLTFRAVAERAGVGERTVYRHFPTERHLHDAVMARLEAEAGVRYEDVTLESLGEVTGRVFASLQRFSVRESVPTPRDSAFAGSDERRRDALLRAVSAAAPDLPEAQRHTMAGLLDVLWSPASYERLVGGWGLRGEDATRAIEWLMAQVVQAIRRDGGAACIASVE; from the coding sequence ATGGCCGATTCGTCAATGGCGCCGCGCCGCTCCTACGACAACCGCGCCCGCGCGCAGAAGGCCGCCCAGACCCGCGAGCGCATCGTCGCCGCGGGCAGCGAGCTGGTGCACGAGTTCGAGAGCTGGGATTGGCGCGGGCTGACGTTTCGCGCGGTCGCCGAGCGCGCCGGCGTGGGCGAGCGCACGGTGTACCGGCACTTCCCCACCGAACGGCATCTGCACGACGCGGTGATGGCGCGACTCGAGGCCGAGGCGGGCGTGCGCTACGAGGACGTGACCCTCGAGAGCCTCGGCGAGGTGACCGGGCGCGTCTTCGCGTCGCTGCAGCGGTTCTCGGTGCGGGAATCGGTTCCGACCCCACGCGATTCGGCGTTCGCCGGCTCCGATGAGCGCCGCCGCGACGCCCTGCTGCGCGCGGTGTCGGCGGCGGCCCCCGACCTGCCGGAGGCGCAACGACACACGATGGCCGGGTTGCTTGATGTGCTGTGGAGCCCGGCGTCCTATGAACGGCTCGTCGGCGGGTGGGGCCTGCGCGGTGAAGACGCCACCCGCGCGATCGAGTGGCTGATGGCCCAGGTGGTGCAGGCGATCCGGCGTGACGGCGGCGCCGCCTGTATAGCCTCGGTGGAGTGA
- a CDS encoding CocE/NonD family hydrolase, producing the protein MTEVSSPATAKPRSKARRLAGRTAARLLRLPPHTTDFTVSRVRVPMRDGVELMADHYAPATPDPAGTLLIRCPYGRGFPFSTLYAGAYASRGYHVLFQSVRGTYGSGGEFMPMSHEIADGADTVAWLREQPWFTGTFGTIGLSYLGFTQWALLVDPPPEMKAAVITVGPHDTSGPRWGPGSFGLNDFLGWSDLVARQEDPRRVRLLIRQLNARRALARATTGLPLGESARKLLGTGAPWFEDWLAHPEPGDPYWSAMRLQQALDRAEIPVLLISGWQDLFLEQTLTQYQRLHERDVEVGLTVGSWTHTHLTTKAAPIVLRESLDWLGSHLSGRRSARPQPVRVHVNGGGWIDLPQWPPARPEVVRYLQPGGRLGDTVPPETAPPSTFTYDSADPTPTVGGRLLAPQGGYRRDDSLARRPDVVSFTGDRLPADLYVVGTPVVELAHSCDNPHNDLFVRISEVDAKGTSRNVSDGYLRGAPDSATVRIELDAVAHRFRAGSRIRVLVAGGSHPRFVRNLGTDEPVLSSRRLVPATHTVHLGDGASRLVLPAGPRPPSGD; encoded by the coding sequence GTGACCGAAGTTTCCTCGCCGGCAACCGCCAAACCCCGCTCGAAGGCCAGGCGGCTGGCCGGGCGCACGGCGGCACGCCTGCTGCGCCTGCCACCGCACACCACGGATTTCACGGTGAGCCGCGTGCGCGTGCCGATGCGCGACGGGGTGGAGCTGATGGCCGACCACTATGCGCCCGCGACGCCGGACCCGGCCGGCACCTTGCTGATCAGATGTCCATACGGTCGGGGCTTCCCGTTCTCGACGCTGTACGCGGGCGCGTACGCCTCGCGCGGCTATCACGTGCTGTTCCAGAGCGTGCGCGGCACCTACGGCTCCGGCGGTGAGTTCATGCCGATGTCGCACGAGATCGCCGACGGCGCCGACACCGTGGCGTGGCTGCGTGAACAGCCCTGGTTCACCGGCACGTTCGGCACCATCGGACTGTCGTATCTGGGCTTCACCCAGTGGGCGCTGTTGGTCGACCCGCCACCGGAGATGAAGGCCGCCGTCATCACCGTCGGCCCGCACGACACCAGCGGGCCGCGCTGGGGCCCGGGTTCGTTCGGCCTCAACGACTTTCTGGGCTGGAGTGACCTGGTCGCGCGCCAGGAGGATCCGCGTCGCGTCCGGCTGCTCATCAGGCAGCTCAACGCCCGTCGCGCCCTGGCACGCGCGACCACCGGACTGCCGCTCGGCGAATCGGCCCGCAAACTGCTCGGCACCGGCGCGCCGTGGTTCGAAGACTGGCTGGCGCACCCCGAACCGGGCGACCCGTACTGGTCGGCGATGCGGCTGCAACAGGCATTGGACCGCGCCGAGATTCCGGTGCTGCTCATCAGCGGCTGGCAGGACCTGTTCCTCGAGCAGACGCTGACGCAGTATCAGCGCCTGCATGAGCGCGACGTCGAGGTCGGGCTGACCGTCGGATCGTGGACGCACACGCACCTGACGACCAAGGCCGCCCCGATCGTCCTCCGCGAATCGCTGGACTGGCTGGGCAGCCACCTCTCCGGGCGGCGCAGCGCCCGGCCGCAACCGGTGCGCGTCCACGTCAACGGCGGGGGCTGGATCGATTTGCCGCAGTGGCCGCCGGCCAGGCCCGAGGTGGTGCGGTATCTGCAGCCCGGTGGCCGCCTCGGTGACACGGTGCCGCCGGAGACGGCGCCGCCGTCGACGTTCACCTACGATTCGGCCGACCCGACGCCCACCGTCGGCGGCCGGCTGCTCGCGCCCCAGGGCGGGTATCGCCGGGACGACAGCCTGGCGCGGCGCCCCGACGTGGTCAGCTTCACCGGGGACCGGCTGCCCGCCGACCTCTACGTCGTCGGCACGCCGGTCGTCGAGCTCGCGCACAGCTGCGACAACCCGCACAACGATCTGTTCGTCCGGATCAGCGAGGTCGACGCCAAGGGCACATCACGAAACGTCAGCGACGGATACCTCAGGGGCGCACCGGATTCCGCGACGGTGCGCATCGAACTCGACGCGGTCGCACACCGGTTCCGCGCCGGCTCACGCATCCGGGTGCTGGTCGCGGGCGGCTCGCATCCGCGCTTCGTGCGCAACCTGGGCACCGACGAACCGGTCCTGTCGAGCCGACGCCTGGTACCCGCCACCCACACGGTGCACCTCGGCGACGGCGCGTCGCGGCTGGTGCTGCCCGCCGGCCCGCGTCCGCCGTCAGGCGACTGA
- a CDS encoding DUF1802 family protein, translating to MSQPALKEWSAAVHALLDGRQTVLLRKGGIHEKRFAVTASRFLLFPTVAHSHAERVRPEHRELLDVASADSTEDSVVIRAGASVVAAVEVNRPDALKDIAPLHIWTDESVRSDRLDFRPKHRLAVLVVQASPLAEPLRLARTADYAGCTSWVSLPVAPSWADPVHDDATLAEVAEWVRRSVA from the coding sequence GTGAGCCAGCCCGCGCTCAAGGAGTGGAGCGCGGCGGTGCACGCGCTGCTCGACGGCAGGCAGACCGTGCTGCTGCGCAAGGGCGGCATCCACGAAAAGCGGTTCGCGGTGACGGCGTCGCGGTTCCTGCTGTTCCCGACCGTCGCGCACAGCCACGCCGAACGGGTGCGGCCCGAGCATCGCGAGCTGCTCGACGTCGCGTCCGCCGACAGCACCGAGGACTCGGTGGTGATCCGCGCCGGGGCCAGCGTCGTCGCCGCCGTCGAAGTCAACCGGCCCGATGCACTCAAAGACATTGCACCCCTTCATATCTGGACCGATGAGTCGGTGCGCAGCGACCGGCTCGACTTTCGGCCCAAACACCGGCTCGCCGTGCTGGTGGTGCAAGCCAGCCCGTTGGCCGAGCCGCTGCGGCTGGCGCGCACGGCCGACTACGCCGGTTGCACCAGCTGGGTGTCGCTGCCGGTCGCGCCGAGCTGGGCCGATCCGGTGCACGACGACGCGACGCTGGCCGAGGTGGCCGAGTGGGTGCGGCGCTCAGTCGCCTGA
- a CDS encoding DUF2277 domain-containing protein: protein MCRNITELRGLEPAATDEEIEAAARQYIRKVSGITRPTAANADAFEAAVAEVAATTTRLLAGLPPRRQPPKTVPPLRRPEVRARLAAAKGP from the coding sequence ATGTGCCGAAACATCACCGAGCTGCGTGGTCTGGAGCCGGCCGCGACCGACGAGGAGATCGAGGCGGCCGCGCGCCAGTACATCCGCAAGGTCAGCGGCATCACCCGGCCCACGGCGGCCAACGCCGACGCCTTCGAGGCCGCCGTCGCCGAGGTCGCCGCCACCACCACGCGGCTGTTGGCGGGCCTGCCGCCGCGGCGGCAGCCGCCCAAGACCGTGCCGCCGCTGCGCAGGCCCGAGGTGCGCGCGCGCCTGGCCGCCGCCAAGGGACCGTGA
- a CDS encoding enoyl-CoA hydratase, producing MVSSETPDILLIDTVERVRTLTLNRPQSRNALSAELRKRFFRALGDAEADDDVDVVIVTGADPVFCAGLDLKELGETADLPDISPKWPPMTKPVIGAINGAAVTGGLEIALYCDILIASEQARFADTHARVGLLPTWGLSVRLPQKVGVGLARRMSLTGDYLSAADALRAGLVTEVVPHDELLPTARRVAASIVGNNQRAVRALLASYHRIDEAQTNEGLWIEAASAREWMRTASGDDIAANRDAVLQRGRSQVR from the coding sequence ATGGTCAGCTCAGAAACACCGGACATCTTGCTCATCGACACCGTGGAGCGCGTGCGCACCTTGACGCTCAACCGGCCGCAGTCCCGCAACGCGTTGTCGGCTGAGCTGCGCAAACGCTTCTTCCGCGCGCTGGGGGACGCCGAGGCCGACGACGACGTCGACGTGGTGATCGTCACCGGCGCCGATCCGGTGTTCTGCGCCGGGCTCGACCTCAAGGAATTAGGTGAGACCGCGGACCTCCCCGATATCTCGCCGAAGTGGCCGCCGATGACCAAGCCGGTGATCGGCGCGATCAACGGTGCCGCGGTGACCGGCGGCCTGGAGATCGCGTTGTACTGCGACATCCTGATCGCCTCCGAGCAGGCCCGGTTCGCCGACACCCACGCCCGCGTCGGGCTGCTGCCGACCTGGGGGCTGTCGGTGCGGCTGCCGCAGAAGGTCGGTGTCGGGCTGGCCCGGCGGATGAGCCTGACCGGTGACTACCTCTCGGCCGCCGATGCGCTGCGGGCGGGGCTGGTCACCGAGGTGGTCCCGCACGACGAATTGCTGCCGACCGCGCGCCGGGTCGCGGCGTCGATCGTCGGCAACAACCAGCGGGCGGTGCGGGCGCTGCTGGCGTCGTATCACCGCATCGACGAGGCGCAGACCAACGAGGGGTTGTGGATCGAGGCGGCCTCGGCGCGGGAGTGGATGCGCACGGCCAGCGGCGACGACATCGCCGCCAACCGTGACGCGGTGTTGCAGCGAGGCCGCTCCCAAGTCCGCTGA